One region of Anthonomus grandis grandis chromosome 22, icAntGran1.3, whole genome shotgun sequence genomic DNA includes:
- the LOC126748253 gene encoding cadherin-86C isoform X2 gives MDSEGFKSVKGVTCDPSTVVARADKFSLRKFARTSRYFPESAMGLLVIVCCYYCCAPVAVSAILVFDTTALLNEVLIPADAPVGSVIYRLRVSDTAFDYPLKFYLRDSTTVSLEALNCTRFNSVCQANLILRKKLEVGRFYDFRIEARNQKGESAVMNCSFQATNATTPIEKIFPGAPTLLTVSENARRNTELGTLIARGNPNRIKSVYMELYGTEQFGIHQKLITEKDAEGTIILLTPLDYEKKTVHHLTILANDPWTNMKEDTRNIAAWPLLVAVLDEQDTPPIFTIAPPTTTLSLSLKPGDTILRVHAEDGDRGSPRPIRYTLDADSVSSFFDISEKTGELTLALPISQVLSFPTQGQPILVKVTAEEVRSSSQEPPSQSTTVQLALIPPGITLGTPTFGAIEFHALLDENAPVGTVLDIPQAEISTEPGDIVTLQLENNNGTFDISPSVVEGFAKFRISVHNNRLLDYEARHFVECYIIAKELGKGNYSTRAKLTVVLNDVNDNPPQFVKAEFTGSVAELARVGTTVLIVEATDVDRQPGSKIRYTRLSGSGSEFFSLEPDTGVIKVANSNLDAETTPTFTLDVEAADEDGEGLTATAKVLITLIDVNDNPPVFEKDIFEFILNTDRTTFTSQAFVKAFDSDISSPNNEVWYELLTSNKDLLLNEKTGEISVKGTWNYDELVSIKVRAYDKGTPRLFTDAEVRLYPPEAKSRKMIFIVPGKYPDTQNTERTLSALTGSKVVVDEVRPYAGHEPGAAYVTRNEDGDKSVVVATVHYTKDSIVDINRIQQLLDDQNQQQNFRETNKNPPPNQQTDKNVKEKEETRIQQSGGGDLYWLLILFIILAILAAIILILCCICRPCPLYIPPKRKKIGSSGDVIEKMLIRGFGSGRKNKSVQVAEWFGRKEAWSAEDDRQAVHAATTMVDGEVEADSLRRHEMERGSVRGEVRHIPLREQHLQQSQSMQHLKNVQQQDLTRDQMYVREGNAEILRLVTRAGEPINRNSAPIIDQYQQHYLVDSGKDILMRRFIDQQQAEAARTQVLLPNAVTKLQTEQEFLEVSLRQQNALLRQLILDRERDLRLETQSLPAGTQTDQDMGTQTEPQYLLPPRRRVQSDLDASDYGSDEEIAVIKAKAKRRHRVMKPRKIKTPIQEEESDEMDLIEKYEKPYKQSSIEKIEVQKTSKPMRTSQSRQKTVSVETSASSRRSRSKSSRSGLRKEVLKEISVSLDQSEESDRSYYNKKKPPPEIYSEDSLEEDISPRSEKTTDSGKYRHRSESTDPSRSRRSRSESVEYTKRKASLSPQNASRQRSLEPSHIKQRFKSETDLRSARATKKASATTDQRRSSESKSQSQLDLSSERSTKREDKAKKGAVKRSSRYMEWYTKKQNGEVPKTEKPDRRKSDAEIEKLTKPAVVESRLFKETIASSGKKSEPATKKNMKSNIRKKDQKKTRTVE, from the exons CAGTGAAAGGGGTAACATGCGATCCCTCGACGGTGGTGGCGAGGGCAGACAAATTTTCCCTCCGAAAATTTGCAAGGACTTCCCGTTATTTCCCTGAGTCGGCGATGGGCCTGCTGGTGATCGTTTGCTGTTATTATTGCTGCGCACCCGTTGCAG TTTCAGCAATTTTGGTCTTTGACACGACAGCTCTCCTTAACGAAGTACTTATACCAGCAGATGCTCCAGTAGGCTCTGTAATCTATAGACTTAGAGTTTCAGACACTGCCTTTGACTATCCACTAAAGTTTTATTTGCGAGACTCTACTACTGTTTCACTGGAAGCTCTTAACTGTACAAGATTTAATTCT GTGTGCCAAGCAAACTTaatactaagaaaaaaattagaggtTGGGAGGTTTTACGATTTTAGAATAGAGGCTAGAAACCAAAAAGGTGAGTCAGCTGTCATGAATTGTTCATTTCAAGCTACAAACGCCACTACgcccattgaaaaaatattccCTGGAGCACCTACTTTGTTAACAGTTTCTGAAAATGCCAGGAGAAACACGGAGTTGG GTACACTTATTGCCAGAGGAAACCCAAATAGAATTAAGTCGGTGTATATGGAATTATATGGCACCGAGCAGTTTGGTATCCATCAGAAGTTAATAACAGAAAAGGACGCAGAAGGTACTATAATACTGCTTACTCCTTTGGATTATGAGAAAAAGACTGTTCATCATTTGACCATATTAGCCAAT GATCCTTGGACAAATATGAAAGAAGATACAAGAAATATAGCTGCATGGCCCTTGTTGGTTGCCGTTCTGGATGAACAAGATACGCCACCAATTTTCACTATTGCCCCTCCTACTACCACTTTAAGTCTATCACTTAAACCAGGAGATACAATTTTGAG ggTGCATGCAGAAGACGGAGATCGGGGCTCACCTAGACCTATAAGATACACATTGGATGCAGATTCAGTCAGTTCGTTTTTTGATATTTCTGAGAAAACGG ggGAACTCACACTAGCTCTTCCAATATCACAAGTACTTTCGTTTCCCACTCAAGGCCAACCAATTTTGGTTAAGGTCACTGCTGAGGAAGTAAGGTCAAGTTCCCAGGAACCACCTTCACAGTCTACTACTGTTCAGTTGGCTTTAATTCCTCCAG GTATAACTCTAGGTACACCAACCTTTGGTGCCATAGAATTCCATGCTTTACTAGATGAAAATGCGCCAGTCGGTACTGTATTGGATATACCTCAGGCTGAAATCAGCACAGAACCTGGTGATATAGTCACTTTACAGTTAGAGAATAACAATGGAACATTTGATATATCTCCAAGTGTCGTTGAAGGGTTTGCTAAGTTTAGAATTAGT GTGCACAATAATCGTCTTTTGGATTATGAAGCAAGACATTTCGTGGAATGTTATATAATAGCCAAAGAATTAGGTAAAGGAAACTATTCTACAAGAGCTAAACTAACAGTTGTACTAAATGATGTGAACGACAATCCTCCCCAGTTTGTTAAAGCTGAGTTTACAGGAAGTGTGGCAG AGCTTGCACGTGTTGGTACTACAGTGTTAATAGTAGAAGCCACCGACGTAGATAGACAGCCAGGAAGTAAAATCCGATATACACGGCTTAGTGGGTCTGGAAGTGAGTTCTTTAG cttagaACCTGATACAGGAGTAATAAAAGTAGCCAACTCAAACCTAGATGCAGAAACTACACCAACATTCACATTAGATGTTGAGGCAGCAGACGAAGATGGTGAAGGATTAACAGCAACAGCAAAagtattaataactttaatagaTGTGAATGATAACCCGCCAGTGTTTGAAAAGgatatttttgagtttattttaaataccgaTCGGACCACTTTTACCAGCCAGGCTTTCGTAAAGGCCTTTGACTCGGATATTTCTTCGCCAAATAATGAG GTCTGGTACGAACTGCTTACTTCCAATAAAGATTTGTTGCTTAATGAAAAAACTGGAGAAATTTCTGTAAAAGGTACATGGAACTATGACGAACTGGTTTCCATAAAAGTTAGAGCTTATGATAAGGGAACTCCTAGGCTTTTCACAGATGCAgag GTAAGGCTGTACCCTCCTGAAGCGAAATCtcgaaaaatgatttttatagtACCAGGGAAATATCCTGATACCCAAAACACCGAGAGAACTTTAAGTGCTCTTACAGGAAGTAAAGTAGTAGTAGACGAAGTTCGACCATATGCTGGACATGAACCTGGCGCTGCATACGTTACAAGAAATGAAGATGGAgataa GAGCGTAGTAGTGGCAACAGTGCACTATACAAAAGACTCCATAGTAGACATAAACCGAATTCAACAACTCTTGGATGATCAAAATCAACAACAGAATTTTCGAGAAACCAACAAAAACCCACCACCCAACCAGCAAACCGACAAAAACGTAAAAGAAAAGGAGGAAACGAGGATACAACAAAGCGGAGGAGGAGACCTTTATTGGTTGCTCATTTTATTCATTATACTAGCCATTTTGGCTGCTATTATACTCATACTATGCTGTATTTGTCGACCATGTCCTTTGTATATTCCTcctaaaaggaaaaaaattggaAGTAGTGGTGATGTTATTGAGAAAATGCTTATTAGAG GTTTTGGTAGcggaagaaaaaataaatcagttcAAGTAGCCGAGTGGTTTGGTCGAAAAGAAGCCTGGAGTGCTGAAGATGATCGTCAGGCAGTGCATGCTGCGACCACTATGGTTGATGGAGAAGTGGAAGCTGATTCATTAAGACGTCATGAAATGGAGCGAGGGTCAGTAAGGGGAGAAGTCAGACATATACCCTTAAG gGAGCAGCATTTACAGCAAAGCCAAAGTAtgcaacatttaaaaaatgtacagcAACAAGACTTGACTAGAGACCAGATGTATGTGCGAGAAGGAAATGCTGAAATTTTAAGATTAGTTACCAG ggctGGAGAACCTATAAATAGAAACTCAGCTCCAATTATTGATCAATATCAACAGCATTACTTAGTTGATAGCGggaaagatattttaatgagaCGGTTTATTGATCAACAGCAAGCAGAGGCAGCAAG GACGCAAGTTTTGCTACCAAACGCAGTAACCAAACTTCAGACAGAACAAGAGTTCTTGGAAGTATCTCTTAGGCAACAAAATGCCCTCTTAAGGCAACTAATTCTGGATCGAGAACGAGATTTGAGGTTGGAAACTCAGTCTTTACCAGcag GAACTCAGACTGACCAAGATATGGGAACCCAAACGGAACCCCAGTACCTTTTGCCACCACGAAGACGTGTTCAATCAGATTTGGACGCTTCTGATTATGGGTCAGATGAGGAAATCGCTGTTATTAAAGCAAAAGCTAAACGAAGACATCGTGTTATGAAGCctcgaaaaattaaaactccTATTCAAG AAGAAGAAAGTGATGAAATGGATTTAATTGAGAAATATGAGAAACCTTACAAGCAGTCCAGCATAGAGAAAATAGAAGTTCAAAAAACATCTAAACCGATGCGGACAAGTCAGTCCAGACAGAAAACGGTCAGTGTTGAAACTAGTGCATCTAGTAGAAGGTCAAGATCGAAATCCTCTAG ATCCGGATTAAGAAAAGAAGTGCTAAAGGAAATTTCAGTATcattggatcaaagtgaagaaagTGATCGGAGttattacaataaaaagaaACCTCCACCAGAAATTTACTCAGAGGACAGCTTGGAAGAAGATATTAGCCCAAGATCTGAAAAAACAACTGATTCTGGCAAATATAG gcatagATCAGAGTCTACGGATCCATCTAGATCCAGACGTTCCCGTTCAGAATCTGTAGAATATACAAAAAGAAAAGCTTCTCTATCTCCTCAAAATGCTTCCAGACAACGTAGCTTAGAACCTTCGCATATTAAGCAGCGATTTAAGTCTGAAACTGACTTAAGATCGGCGAGAGCGACAAAAAAAGCTTCCGCAACAACAGATCAGAGAAGATCTTCGGAGTCAAAAAGTCAGAGTCAATTGGACTTAAGTAGCGAAAGATCAACTAAAAGAGAAGATAAGGCGAAGAAGGGTGCTGTAAAGAGATCGTCAAG gtACATGGAATGGTATACGAAAAAGCAAAACGGTGAAGTACCAAAAACTGAGAAACCCGATCGAAGAAAATCAGATGCAGAAATAGAAAAACTGACAAAACCCGCAGTGGTAGAATCTCGGTTGTTTAAAGAAACCATCGCGAGCTCTGGAAAAAAGTCCGAACCTGCAACCAAGAAAA ATATGAAGTCCAATATCCGAAAAAAAGACCAGAAGAAGACACGGACAGTGGAATAG